The BD1-7 clade bacterium genomic interval GCCTGGATAGGCCGAATAATAGGTATCAATTAAACGTTGGTGATTGCCATAAACATCGCGGATTTGGGATGGCCAGCTGGCTTTGATGGCCAGAACGCCGGCGGCTTCACCGTCCAGTTCGTTACCTTTTTCATCGAGAATCACCGGTTGAACACCAAAAAATGGGCGTGTTGCCGCGCCGGGTTTCATCATTGTTGCACCAGGCGTTGGGCTGATCATAATGGCGCCCGTTTCAGTCTGCCACCAAGTGTCGACAATCGGGCAGCGTGTTTCGCCGATAACGTGGAAATACCATTCCCATGCTTCAGGGTTGATCGGTTCGCCAACGCTGCCCAGCAGCCGCAGTGATTGGCGTGATGTGCCGGTAACGAATTCGTCGCCAGCGGCCATGAGTGCGCGGATAGCCGTAGGCGCAGTATAAAAGGTGTTTACTTGGTGTTCATCGACGATCTGCCAGCAGCGTGAGGCATCTGGGTAGGTTGGCACACCCTCAAACATCAATGTTGTGGCGCCGTTAGCGAGTGGGCCATAAACAATGTACGAGTGGCCGGTAATCCAGCCCACATCTGCCGTACACCAGTAGACATCGCCAATATGGTAATCAAATACATAATGGTGTGTCATGCATGCGCCGAGCAGATAGCCGCCAGTGGTATGCATGACGCCTTTGGGTTTGCCGGTAGAGCCAGAGGTGTAGAGGATAAATAACGGATCCTCGGCATTCATGGATTCTGCTAGGCAGGTTGTTGGTTGCTCTGCGGTGGCTTGCTGATAATGTACATCGCGGCTTTCTTGCCAGTGGATATCCGCACCTGTGCGTTCATACACAATGCAGGTATGCACGTCTGGGCAGTCATTGAGTGCTTGATCGACATTGGTTTTCAGCGGTACGGCTTTACCGCCGCGAACACCTTGGTCCGCAGTGATAACGGCCTGGCAGTCTGCATCCAGAATGCGGTCTTTCAGTGAATCCGGTGAGAAACCACCAAAAACCACCGAATGAACCGCCCCGATGCGGGAGCAGGCCAGCATGGCATAGGCCGCTTCAGCGATCATGGGCATATAAATACACACACGGTCACCGCGTTTAACCCCTCGGGCTTTTAGTAGATTCGCTAGCTGGCAAACGTTGTCGTGCAATTGTTGGTAGGTGATATGTCGATGATTACCGGGCTCATCACCTTCAAAGATAATGGCAGTATCATCGGCCCGTTCAGGTAAGTGGCGGTCGATGCAATTGACACTGACGTTGAGTTTGCCGTCTTTAAACCACTGGACGTCACCGGTGTTTAGGTTTTCTTCCACAACGTGGGTGAACGGTTGGTCCCAGGACAGAAAGCGCTGTGCCTGTTCACACCAGAAAGACTCCGGTGTTTCAATCGATTGGCGATAGAGTGATTCGTATTGTTCGTTGGTCATGTGAGTGCGTGCTAGTGCACTCTCAAATACGGGATGGTTCTCGATGATATACATCCGCTGATCCTTGATGTTGTTATTTTTACTGTTTGTTTTTCACTGCTACTTGAGCGCTGCGTTGACGATGCGCGCAGCTATGTCGTGACGGACTCGAAAGAGTAAGAATAAAAGCGTGCCGGTGCCATGGCAAGCACCGGTGGGAGATCACTGATTTATGCGGTTGTTGAAAATGTCAGATTATCGATCAGACGAGTGTTGCCGAGAAAGCTGGCTGCAAGGATCACTGCTTCTGATGATGCCGGCGACAAGGGTTCAAGTGTGCGGGCGTCGGCAATGTTGAAATAATCTACCGTTAGACCCAATGCATTGAGCGTGCCTCTCGCCCATTGCTCAACGTCGTTGGGCGCTGTGCCTTCGAGCACCTGTTGTTGAGATTCGCCAATAATGCGATACAAGTTAGGTGCGAGTGCGCGTTGCTCGTCATTCATGTACTGGTTACGTGAACTCAATGCTAAGCCATCGTCAGCCCGGTGAGTCGGCGCACCGTGAATACGGGTTGGCAGGCAAAGGTCGTCGGCCATCTTTCGGATAATGGCCAGTTGCTGGAAGTCCTTCTGACCAAATACAGCGATGTCAGCGCCAACGATATTAAGGAGTTTAGTGACGACGGTGGAAACACCGTCAAAGTGACCCGGGCGGCTTGAACCGCAATGGTGACTGCCTAACTCGGGGACGACAACCTTGGTGTGTGTTTCCATACCGTGTGGGTAGATTTCTTCCACCACTGGCGTAAACAGGAAGTCTGTGTGCTGTGCGATGAGTTTGTCTTTGTCGGCGGCGAGGGTTCTTGGATAGCTATCCAGATCTTCGTTGGCACCAAATTGAAGGGGATTGACAAAGATGCTGACGACGACGACATCGACGTGTTTCTGTGCTTCTTTGACTAACGACAAGTGGCCATCATGTAGATTGCCCATGGTGGGCACGAAGCCGATGGTTTTGCCTTGCTGACGCACCTGTGACAGTGCGTCGCGCAGCTCTGCGATATACGTGCAAGTTTTCAAGGATACAGTCATGGATACAACAACATTCCTAACAGCGAATTACTCAAAGGTGTGTTTTTCTTCCGGGAAGCTGCCGTCTTTCACAGCCTCGTCGTAGGCTCTTAGAGCGCCTTGGATGCTATCAGTGCCATCCATAAAGTTACGCACAAATCGCGCGGGTTGGGGGTTGAGCCCCAATAAATCGTGTAAAACCAGCACTTGGGCCGTGGTATGTACGCCGGCACCGATACCGATGGTGGGTACACTGACCGCCTCATCGACACGGCGTGCGACATCGCTAGGCACACATTCCATCAAGATAATCTGTGCGCCGGCCTGTTCCAGCGCGACGGCGTCGTCAATCAATTGTTGCGCTTGATGCTCGCCGCGACCTGCAACGCGGTATCCGCCCAGTGTATTGACGGTCTGAGGGGTGAGCCCGATATGCGCGCAAACGGGAATGCCTCCACACACTAACGTGCTAATGGTTTCGCACAGCCATTGGCCGCCCTCAAGTTTAACCATGTGCGCACCGGCCTGCATCAGGCGTGTTGCATTGCTAACAGCCGATGCTGTATCGCTGTATGTCATGAATGGCATGTCCGCCATAATCATGGTGTGTGTGTTGCCACGTGCAACGCCGGCTGTGTGATAACACATATCATCAATGGTCACCGGTACGGTAGTGCCGTGTCCTTGCAACACCATGCCGAGCGAATCGCCGACCAGAATCATGTCGACGCCAGCTTGGTTAATCAGGCGAGAAAAAGTAGCGTCGTAGGCGGCGATGACGCTGAACTTTTCTTGGCTGATCTTATTGCGCTGCAACGTGTTGATGGTGACGTTTTTCATGAGTGAACCTCATTGAAGAAACTGGGGTTAAAGTAATGACGGCCATTTTTAATCGTTAACATGTATTGCAACAAGTTGATAAAGGCATCGTCGTCGTTGATAAGGTCAATCTGAGCAGCGTTGATAATAAGCAGAGGGGCAGCATCGTAGTAGTGGAAAAATTCACTATAGGCCTGATTAATCGTTTCCAGATAATCTGCCTGAATATGCTGCTCAGCTTTGACTCCTCGGTCATGTATTCGTTGCATCAATACCGGTGTTGGCGCCTGTAGATAGATCACCAAATCTGGTGATGGAGCTTCTACGGCAGACAGATTATACACTTGATCGTACAGTGAAAATTCGTCTTCATTGAGGATGCTGCGCGCAAAGAGCCGATCTTTTTCAATGATGTAGTCAGCCACATGGCTCGGCTCGAAAATATCGGCCTGGCGCAGCTTTTGCAGCTGTTCCGACCGTTTGAAAAGGAAGAACAACTGCGTCGCCAATGCGTTACGTCGTTGGTTTTGGTAAAAATCACCGAGAAACGGGTTTTTGTCAGCCTCTTCGAGCAGCGGCTGATAGTTGAAAACGTTTGCAATGCGTTTTGCCAACGTGGTTTTCCCCACGCCTATCGGGCCTTCAATGGCGATAAAGCGCGGCAATTCGTCGGGATTGATGTCAAAAGGTAAGAGAACCTGGGCGTCCATGGGCTTTGGCTACTGTTTTTATATGATCTGATAGTGGCTTACATAAAAGATGTTTTTACATCTGTTAGTGGCAAGCTTATCGCTTTTAGGCGATTTTTTCTAATCCTGACGCGTCAGTGTTTAATGCTAATTCGCTAATGGCATGGCCGTTTGGCATCGTCAGGCGTGATGCAATCTCTGCTAGCGGTATCAGTACAAAGGCGCGCTCTGTCATCCACGGGTGGGGGATCGACAAGCGTGGATCATCGATACAGGCGTCATTATATAACAAGATATCCAAATCGAGTGTTCTTGGCCCCCAGTGCTTCTCGCGGATGCGGTGGTGTGCTTGCTCGATAGATTGCAATGCATCCAGTAGTGGTAGGGGCTCCAGCAGAGTTTGCAGTGCGACGACGCCGTTGATGAAGTCGGGCTGATCTTGTGGGCCTACCGGCTTCGATCGATACCAGCTGGATTGGGCACTGATCGTGCCCAATGCGGAGATGTCATCTACTGCTTGATTGACCTGGGCAAGTGGATTGTTCAGGTTGCTGCCCAGCCCAATATAGGCCAGATTCATCGAGGCGAACGCCGATTTCGGGGCGTGCTGCGTTTTCCGCGTTTGCGATAGTGGTTAGCTGTGTTGGCCTCTTCTACTGCGTCTTCGCGTTCGCTGCTGTTTTGCGTCTGGAAATCCGTCCACCATTGGCCAAGTTCTTCTTCCTTGGGGTAATCGCCTGCTGCTTCACGAAGCAGTAAAAAATCGTAAGCGGCGCGGAATCGCGGATGCTCGAGCAAGCGGTAAGCACGTTGGCCTGTGCGTTGCGGAAGGCGTAGCTGAAGCTCCCAAATTTCCTTTACCATTACCTGGAATCGTTTGGGAATGGAGGTAAATTGTGTTTGTGCCGATAACAATTGATTCGCTGCGGCATGCAGCGCTGCCATGGCCGGCATTTGGTCGTGTTGATACTCTTGCATTAGTTTGGCAACCGAGGGCCAGAGAATAACCGCAAAAATAAACGCAGGCGTGACTGATTTTCCGGTAGCCAGGCGTTTGTCGGTATTGTTCAAGGCCTGATCAATCAACGCGCGAGCAATTGGATCTTGTGTCACTAATTCTGCATTGCAGAAAAGATATGACAGCAGACCATGCTCAGCGAGACCATGCCAAGTTGCAAACGCTTGCCCCTGACCAAATAACTTGCCGGTTTCGTCAAATAGCCGCGCCGACGGGATTTTGCTCAGCAGCGGGGCGTTATCATCAATAGCCTGTGCGGTCTGTGCTTCCAGTTTAAAGCCGAGCTTGGCGGCAAACCGAATGGCGCGAAGAATACGCACAGGGTCTTCTTGATAGCGAACGGCTGGGTCGCCAATTAATCGAATCGTGCCGGCTTCTAAGTCGGAGATACCATCGGCAAAGTCATGTACCTGATGTGTTTCTGGGCTGTAATAGAACGCGTTGATGGTTAAGTCACGTCGTAATGCATCCTCTTCCACAGTGCCAAAGACGTTATCGCGTAATAACATGCCGTGATCATTTTTTGCAGATTGTTTCTTGATGGCATTATCAGACGTGGCGGTAACATTGTCATGATTGCCACGGAACGTGGTGACCTCAATGAT includes:
- the pcnB gene encoding Poly(A) polymerase I, translated to MSNHKKQQVLPASSLAKNEHGVSERLISPNALKVIQRLNTANYQAYLVGGAVRDMMLGKQPKDFDIATNATPEQVRKLFKNARIIGRRFQIVHVRYGREIIEVTTFRGNHDNVTATSDNAIKKQSAKNDHGMLLRDNVFGTVEEDALRRDLTINAFYYSPETHQVHDFADGISDLEAGTIRLIGDPAVRYQEDPVRILRAIRFAAKLGFKLEAQTAQAIDDNAPLLSKIPSARLFDETGKLFGQGQAFATWHGLAEHGLLSYLFCNAELVTQDPIARALIDQALNNTDKRLATGKSVTPAFIFAVILWPSVAKLMQEYQHDQMPAMAALHAAANQLLSAQTQFTSIPKRFQVMVKEIWELQLRLPQRTGQRAYRLLEHPRFRAAYDFLLLREAAGDYPKEEELGQWWTDFQTQNSSEREDAVEEANTANHYRKRGKRSTPRNRRSPR
- the dgk gene encoding Deoxyguanosine kinase encodes the protein MDAQVLLPFDINPDELPRFIAIEGPIGVGKTTLAKRIANVFNYQPLLEEADKNPFLGDFYQNQRRNALATQLFFLFKRSEQLQKLRQADIFEPSHVADYIIEKDRLFARSILNEDEFSLYDQVYNLSAVEAPSPDLVIYLQAPTPVLMQRIHDRGVKAEQHIQADYLETINQAYSEFFHYYDAAPLLIINAAQIDLINDDDAFINLLQYMLTIKNGRHYFNPSFFNEVHS
- the acsA gene encoding Acetyl-coenzyme A synthetase, with translation MYIIENHPVFESALARTHMTNEQYESLYRQSIETPESFWCEQAQRFLSWDQPFTHVVEENLNTGDVQWFKDGKLNVSVNCIDRHLPERADDTAIIFEGDEPGNHRHITYQQLHDNVCQLANLLKARGVKRGDRVCIYMPMIAEAAYAMLACSRIGAVHSVVFGGFSPDSLKDRILDADCQAVITADQGVRGGKAVPLKTNVDQALNDCPDVHTCIVYERTGADIHWQESRDVHYQQATAEQPTTCLAESMNAEDPLFILYTSGSTGKPKGVMHTTGGYLLGACMTHHYVFDYHIGDVYWCTADVGWITGHSYIVYGPLANGATTLMFEGVPTYPDASRCWQIVDEHQVNTFYTAPTAIRALMAAGDEFVTGTSRQSLRLLGSVGEPINPEAWEWYFHVIGETRCPIVDTWWQTETGAIMISPTPGATMMKPGAATRPFFGVQPVILDEKGNELDGEAAGVLAIKASWPSQIRDVYGNHQRLIDTYYSAYPGYYFTGDGARRDADGDYWLTGRIDDVLNVSGHRLGTAEIESALVLHDSVAEAAVVGVPHDIKGEAIYAYVSLMKHDHASDDLMAELRQFVANEIGAIAKPEYVQFAPELPKTRSGKIMRRILRKIASNELDNLGDTSTLAAPAVVEKLIEERLIR
- the panC gene encoding Pantothenate synthetase codes for the protein MTVSLKTCTYIAELRDALSQVRQQGKTIGFVPTMGNLHDGHLSLVKEAQKHVDVVVVSIFVNPLQFGANEDLDSYPRTLAADKDKLIAQHTDFLFTPVVEEIYPHGMETHTKVVVPELGSHHCGSSRPGHFDGVSTVVTKLLNIVGADIAVFGQKDFQQLAIIRKMADDLCLPTRIHGAPTHRADDGLALSSRNQYMNDEQRALAPNLYRIIGESQQQVLEGTAPNDVEQWARGTLNALGLTVDYFNIADARTLEPLSPASSEAVILAASFLGNTRLIDNLTFSTTA
- the panB gene encoding 3-methyl-2-oxobutanoate hydroxymethyltransferase, which encodes MKNVTINTLQRNKISQEKFSVIAAYDATFSRLINQAGVDMILVGDSLGMVLQGHGTTVPVTIDDMCYHTAGVARGNTHTMIMADMPFMTYSDTASAVSNATRLMQAGAHMVKLEGGQWLCETISTLVCGGIPVCAHIGLTPQTVNTLGGYRVAGRGEHQAQQLIDDAVALEQAGAQIILMECVPSDVARRVDEAVSVPTIGIGAGVHTTAQVLVLHDLLGLNPQPARFVRNFMDGTDSIQGALRAYDEAVKDGSFPEEKHTFE
- the folK_1 gene encoding 2-amino-4-hydroxy-6-hydroxymethyldihydropteridinepyrophosphokinase, whose product is MNLAYIGLGSNLNNPLAQVNQAVDDISALGTISAQSSWYRSKPVGPQDQPDFINGVVALQTLLEPLPLLDALQSIEQAHHRIREKHWGPRTLDLDILLYNDACIDDPRLSIPHPWMTERAFVLIPLAEIASRLTMPNGHAISELALNTDASGLEKIA